Proteins encoded by one window of Juglans regia cultivar Chandler chromosome 15, Walnut 2.0, whole genome shotgun sequence:
- the LOC109012207 gene encoding coiled-coil domain-containing protein 12, giving the protein MAAEEDSIEQAAAARRDRLRALKAAQELLNTPDKDSAQAAENGTSEEDNLNMKFRNYVPHDKQLQDGKLAPPVLPKFEDPVAAAPPPSEKEDPFVNIAPKKPNWDLRRDVQKKLDKLERRTQKALYDLMEEEEKQKQLAEDGGNDAQD; this is encoded by the exons ATGGCTGCAGAAGAGGACTCCATTGAACAAGCTGCAGCAGCTCGCCGAGATAGGCTGAGAGCGCTTAAAGCTGCTCAGGAACTGCTAAACACTCCAGACAAGGACTCTGCTCAAGCTGCTGAGAATGGAACTAGCGAAGAAGA TAATCTCAATATGAAATTTCGGAACTATGTTCCTCATGATAAACAGCTTCAGGACGGAAAGCTTGCTCCACCAGTGCTACCAAAGTTCGAAGACCCTGTTGCGGCTGCTCCTCCACCATCAGAAAAGGAG GACCCATTTGTGAATATTGCTCCAAAGAAACCAAATTGGGACCTTAGGAGGGATGTGCAGAAGAAACTGGATAAGCTCGAAAGACGCACCCAGAAGGCATTGTATGATTTAATGG aggaagaagaaaaacagaagcAATTGGCTGAAGATGGGGGTAATGATGCACAAGATTAG
- the LOC109012206 gene encoding UPF0426 protein At1g28150, chloroplastic isoform X1 has translation MSVFLLSSSSSCALVRDFHFSQWKLKEPLTNPLTLSKERRSSSSSGSCVRLANYNRNRKIGVKAFFFNPIDEPILKEALKEPVAFMGGMFAGLLRLDLKEEPLKEWIERTVEASGVTEEEIDAEGSKPEEVPQQIQIE, from the exons ATGTCGGTCTTTCTTCTCAGTTCGTCCTCCTCATGTGCTCTGGTGCGTGACTTCCACTTCTCCCAA TGGAAATTGAAGGAGCCATTGACAAACCCTTTAACGTTATCGAAAGAAAggagaagcagcagcagcagcggcAGCTGCGTACGTTTAGCGAATTATAACAGGAATAGAAAAATTGGGGTGAAAGCGTTTTTCTTCAATCCCATCGATGAACCCATTCTCAAAGAAGCTCTAAAG GAGCCAGTTGCTTTCATGGGTGGGATGTTTGCGGGTCTTTTAAGGCTTGATTTGAAAGAAGAGCCACTCAAGGAATGGATTGAGAGGACTGTGGAAGCTTCTGGAGTTACTGAGGAAGAAATTGATGCTGAAGGGTCAAAACCAGAAGAAGTCCCACAACAAATTCAAATTGAATGA
- the LOC109012206 gene encoding UPF0426 protein At1g28150, chloroplastic isoform X2, translating into MSVFLLSSSSSCALWKLKEPLTNPLTLSKERRSSSSSGSCVRLANYNRNRKIGVKAFFFNPIDEPILKEALKEPVAFMGGMFAGLLRLDLKEEPLKEWIERTVEASGVTEEEIDAEGSKPEEVPQQIQIE; encoded by the exons ATGTCGGTCTTTCTTCTCAGTTCGTCCTCCTCATGTGCTCTG TGGAAATTGAAGGAGCCATTGACAAACCCTTTAACGTTATCGAAAGAAAggagaagcagcagcagcagcggcAGCTGCGTACGTTTAGCGAATTATAACAGGAATAGAAAAATTGGGGTGAAAGCGTTTTTCTTCAATCCCATCGATGAACCCATTCTCAAAGAAGCTCTAAAG GAGCCAGTTGCTTTCATGGGTGGGATGTTTGCGGGTCTTTTAAGGCTTGATTTGAAAGAAGAGCCACTCAAGGAATGGATTGAGAGGACTGTGGAAGCTTCTGGAGTTACTGAGGAAGAAATTGATGCTGAAGGGTCAAAACCAGAAGAAGTCCCACAACAAATTCAAATTGAATGA